A single window of Bos javanicus breed banteng chromosome 19, ARS-OSU_banteng_1.0, whole genome shotgun sequence DNA harbors:
- the RANGRF gene encoding ran guanine nucleotide release factor isoform X1 → MEPTRDYPLFGGAFSATLPPGAIDVSDLRPVPDHQEVFCHRVTDQSLIVELLELQAHVQGEEAARYHFEDVGGVQEARAVQVETVQPLVLENLALRGCCQEAWILSGQQQVAKENQQVAKYVTLHQALLRLPQYQTDLLLTFNQPPPENRSSLGPENLSIPPWSLGDFEQLVTSLTLHDPNIFGPQ, encoded by the exons ATGGAGCCCACGCGAGACTATCCACTGTTCGGGGGCGCCTTCTCCGCCACTCTCCCTCCGGGGGCCATTGACGTAAG CGACCTCCGACCGGTCCCGGACCATCAAGAAGTTTTCTGCCATCGCGTGACAGACCAGAGCCTGATAGTCGAACTTCTGGAGCTGCAGGCCCACGTGCAGGGCGAGGAGGCTGCCCG GTATCACTTTGAAGATGTTGGCGGGGTGCAAGAGGCTAGGGCTGTGCAAGTGGAGACTGTGCAGCCCCTCGTTTTGGAGAACCTGGCCCTGAGGGGCTGCTGTCAAGAAGCCTGGATCCTCTCTGGCCAACAGCAGGTAGCTAAAGAAAATCAGCAG GTAGCCAAGTATGTGACACTGCATCAGGCTTTGCTGCGGCTGCCCCAGtaccagactgatctccttctcACCTTCAATCAGCCCCC ccctgAGAATAGGTCATCTCTTGGCCCGGAAAATCTGTCAATTCCTCCCTGGAGCCTGGGCGACTTTGAACAGCTTGTGACCAGTCTGACCCTTCACGATCCCAACATCTTTGGTCCCCAGTAA
- the RANGRF gene encoding ran guanine nucleotide release factor isoform X2 encodes MEPTRDYPLFGGAFSATLPPGAIDVSDLRPVPDHQEVFCHRVTDQSLIVELLELQAHVQGEEAARYHFEDVGGVQEARAVQVETVQPLVLENLALRGCCQEAWILSGQQQVAKYVTLHQALLRLPQYQTDLLLTFNQPPPENRSSLGPENLSIPPWSLGDFEQLVTSLTLHDPNIFGPQ; translated from the exons ATGGAGCCCACGCGAGACTATCCACTGTTCGGGGGCGCCTTCTCCGCCACTCTCCCTCCGGGGGCCATTGACGTAAG CGACCTCCGACCGGTCCCGGACCATCAAGAAGTTTTCTGCCATCGCGTGACAGACCAGAGCCTGATAGTCGAACTTCTGGAGCTGCAGGCCCACGTGCAGGGCGAGGAGGCTGCCCG GTATCACTTTGAAGATGTTGGCGGGGTGCAAGAGGCTAGGGCTGTGCAAGTGGAGACTGTGCAGCCCCTCGTTTTGGAGAACCTGGCCCTGAGGGGCTGCTGTCAAGAAGCCTGGATCCTCTCTGGCCAACAGCAG GTAGCCAAGTATGTGACACTGCATCAGGCTTTGCTGCGGCTGCCCCAGtaccagactgatctccttctcACCTTCAATCAGCCCCC ccctgAGAATAGGTCATCTCTTGGCCCGGAAAATCTGTCAATTCCTCCCTGGAGCCTGGGCGACTTTGAACAGCTTGTGACCAGTCTGACCCTTCACGATCCCAACATCTTTGGTCCCCAGTAA
- the RANGRF gene encoding ran guanine nucleotide release factor isoform X3, giving the protein MEPTRDYPLFGGAFSATLPPGAIDVSDLRPVPDHQEVFCHRVTDQSLIVELLELQAHVQGEEAARYHFEDVGGVQEARAVQVETVQPLVLENLALRGCCQEAWILSGQQQVAKENQQP; this is encoded by the exons ATGGAGCCCACGCGAGACTATCCACTGTTCGGGGGCGCCTTCTCCGCCACTCTCCCTCCGGGGGCCATTGACGTAAG CGACCTCCGACCGGTCCCGGACCATCAAGAAGTTTTCTGCCATCGCGTGACAGACCAGAGCCTGATAGTCGAACTTCTGGAGCTGCAGGCCCACGTGCAGGGCGAGGAGGCTGCCCG GTATCACTTTGAAGATGTTGGCGGGGTGCAAGAGGCTAGGGCTGTGCAAGTGGAGACTGTGCAGCCCCTCGTTTTGGAGAACCTGGCCCTGAGGGGCTGCTGTCAAGAAGCCTGGATCCTCTCTGGCCAACAGCAGGTAGCTAAAGAAAATCAGCAG ccctgA